The Raphanus sativus cultivar WK10039 chromosome 2, ASM80110v3, whole genome shotgun sequence genome includes a region encoding these proteins:
- the LOC108841189 gene encoding uncharacterized protein LOC108841189, whose amino-acid sequence MSLLLRRLSSHGLGKPPVSVRSSLLLFLSKGFSTSLRQTPPCKIVLAEPCGGDLGKLVVMNLNEPECTDLEKKVPLELVYDEKIIIGASRGWIATLKEDGVLRLQDDFNPVASDTNPKRIPLPPLVTLPHCQTKIITNVSLSSSSPEDDQDCVVAIKFLGPQLSFCKPASQSKPEWTNIKIENPCFYSSRVMFSKKHNLFRIPGSGGHVIGSWDPYKPSNNLELQSLRFTNMPKLTKSKQNLLDMCCRSEHLVESLPTGENFLVKQYKKTIKITKAGIARMRTKALMVFKLDEEGNAVYTQDIGDLNMVLSMSEPFCVLATSFPDLLPNSIDIKDFDESGFVHLKCTRVWSRSYPCSIPYYIPPQHIIES is encoded by the coding sequence ATGTCTCTGCTCCTGAGGCGGCTCTCGAGTCACGGCCTTGGGAAACCTCCTGTGTCCGTgagatcctctcttcttctttttctctccaAAGGATTCTCAACTTCATTGCGGCAAACCCCTCCTTGTAAAATCGTCTTGGCTGAGCCTTGTGGAGGGGATCTTGGAAAACTTGTGGTAATGAATTTAAATGAACCTGAGTGCACTGATTTGGAGAAGAAGGTGCCACTGGAGTTAGTGTATGATGAGAAGATAATAATAGGGGCATCCCGTGGCTGGATAGCTACTCTAAAGGAAGATGGAGTGCTGCGTCTCCAAGACGATTTCAACCCTGTGGCATCGGATACAAATCCGAAACGCATTCCTCTGCCTCCTCTTGTGACTCTGCCTCATTGCCAAACCAAAATCATCACCAATGTGTCACTGTCCTCATCTTCTCCAGAGGATGATCAAGACTGTGTCGTGGCTATCAAGTTCTTGGGACCGCAACTCAGCTTTTGCAAACCAGCCTCTCAGAGTAAACCAGAGTGGACAAACATCAAGATCGAGAACCCCTGCTTCTACTCATCCCGTGTCATGTTTTCCAAGAAACACAACTTGTTTCGCATCCCCGGGTCTGGAGGCCATGTCATCGGTTCATGGGATCCCTACAAACCCAGCAATAACCTCGAGCTTCAGAGCTTGCGGTTTACAAACATGCCCAAGCTCACAAAGTCTAAACAGAATCTTTTGGATATGTGCTGCAGGAGCGAGCACTTGGTGGAGTCACTACCTACCGGTGAAAATTTCTTGGTCAAGCAGTACAAGAAGACAATCAAGATCACCAAGGCTGGTATCGCTAGAATGAGAACCAAAGCTTTAATGGTATTCAAGCTAGACGAAGAGGGAAACGCCGTTTACACTCAAGACATTGGAGATCTTAACATGGTCCTCTCAATGTCTGAACCTTTCTGTGTCCTTGCTACTTCCTTTCCTGATTTACTCCCTAACAGTATCGATATCAAAGATTTCGACGAATCAGGTTTTGTCCATCTGAAATGCACAAGAGTCTGGAGTAGGTCTTATCCATGTAGTATCCCTTACTACATTCCACCACAACATATTATCGAGTCTTAG
- the LOC108827893 gene encoding uncharacterized protein LOC108827893 codes for MSTFSSFSPFHTSKLFSHKEDEQKMYADSGLMPRYMQTCSPDIHQFEDLFKSYKLSDEEMRNGFAERSNLPEYDIGEEGDLFNAPDSILEEPILTVDPLSAALTMISCGEDSSQGLCDLPDLDLGSFQSDQQLLDNAFYECEQDLMMKSATMESPLSEVLDVKNISVVTTGINESQDMQKSVSSGKLRSMDWSHAQQEAVVVQNFPGFAQLDFGSDYRMRRAFSEGDIQKLGTGHFQSPLDMIIVSCTSEDRREKLSRYRNKKSRRNFGRKIKYACRKALADNQPRIRGRFAKTEERK; via the exons ATGTCCACTTTCTCCTCTTTTTCTCCATTTCATACTTCCAAGCTTTTCTCTCACAAAGAGGACGAACAAAAAATGTATGCAGATTCAGGGTTAATGCCCCGTTACATGCAAACTTGTTCTCCAGATATTCACCAATTTGAAGACCTCTTCAAATCATACAAGCTCTCGGATGAAGaaatg agaaATGGTTTTGCTGAACGATCAAACCTACCTGAGTATGATAttggagaagaaggagatcTCTTCAACGCTCCTGATTCAATTCTTGAAGAGCCAATCTTAACCGTTGATCCGCTCTCAGCTGCCTTAACGATGATCTCTTGCGGGGAAGACTCTTCCCAAGGGCTTTGTGATCTTCCTGACCTCGATCTCGGGTCGTTTCAGAGCGATCAGCAGCTTCTTGACAATGCCTTCTATGAATGCGAGCAAGATCTCATGATGAAATCAGCTACGATGGAGTCTCCACTATCTGAAGTTTTGGACGTCAAGAACATCTCTGTCGTGACTACGGGGATCAACGAGAGCCAGGATATGCAGAAGAGCGTAAGCTCGGGGAAGCTGCGCTCTATGGATTGGTCACATGCACAGCAAGAGGCTGTTGTGGTTCAGAACTTCCCTGGTTTTGCTCAGTTGGATTTTGGTTCTGATTATAGGATGCGACGAGCCTTTAGTGAAGGCGACATACAG AAACTAGGGACtggtcattttcagtctccgtTGGATATGATTATTGTGAGCTGTACTTCAGAGGATCGACGTGAGAAGCTTTCTCGATACAGGAACAAGAAGAGCAGGCGAAATTTCGGGCGTAAAATCAAG TATGCTTGTAGGAAAGCTCTTGCAGATAACCAACCGAGGATCCGAGGAAGGTTTGCGAAAACAGAGGAGCGGAAATAG